The sequence GATGGGGTGTCCTTAGCAGGAGAGGAGCAAGCCGTCCAAAGGAAGGAGCCGCAGCCACAAAGACAAGCCTGGCACCGTGTCAGCGCTGCGGAAGAGGGTGAAGATGGGAGCAGAGCAAAGGGGGAAGGGCCAAGGCTGGTGGGGACCCATCCCAGCCTGGcccacctccagccccactgACTCACTCCCCATGAGCAGTCCTCCCAAGCCCCTTCAAGGCATGGTACCCGAGTGTCCCAGGATTCCAGTCTGTATCCCTCGGGGTCATCTGAGAGAGAGGCATCCACTCCCTCTGGGTGGATATGACCAAGCTCAAACCCAAAGCTAGGCCAGACCTGCCTGCTTCTGCCCCTTCAGGGCATGGCCTGGAGCAGGTGCTAGACAAAGGGGCTGTCACAGCAGAGGGGCCCCACTGCTGGCAGAAACAGTGGTCCCTGTCCAGTGCTGCCCTAGCCACTTGCACCATCCTCAGGGAGCATTCCCAGGAGCAGCTGCTGGCACTCAGAGCAGGATCAAAGCCTAGCCTTCTGCCCCCCAGCCCCAGATCTGCcctgggagcccagccagggctaCAGGCTGGGAAGATCCCAGGAAGAGAATGCACGGCCAAGAGCAGAAATCCCTGCCAGTTGTCCCCCAGCAGAGCCACTGTTGGAGAAGCACGCTGGCAAAGGTTaggatgaggaaagaaaaatacaggaaGGTGAAAAGTCCGGCCAGACCATGCAGGGAGAGTGCAGAGCCCTGGCTTCCTAAACTGCAGTGACCACTGGGCCAGGAGTCTTTGCCCCTCCCGATCCACCTCCACCCTTCTCAGCCCTGCCTGTGGCCAGCAGGCTGCCTATGTGGACACCTGTCAAGGGCTTCCAGGGCTGATGGGAGGGAAAAGAGGTCAGGGGCATTtttccccagctccctccctgtgGGGTCACTGCCTCTCTCTTCCCAGATTCCAGTGaccatccctcccttcttcctgggcTCTATTACTACCCTTGGGGTTCCCTATATTCTGTCCCCACTTTTGTAAATCAGCCCTTTATTAACCCCCTCAGACTGCCCTAACTTGAGTGTGTCTTCTGTTTTCCGCTGGGCCCCACACGGATATGACCATCCACCCTGCATTTCCTGGCATGCCCTGGGTTGCAATAATCAGCCCCACCACTCCACAAGCAGTACTGGCTCCAGGTGTGGAGGCATGGGCAGACTGATATGTTTCCCACAGCCCCCTGCTACCTCAGGTCCCAGCCAAGCGTAAGGCCACTCTCCACTGGCCTTCAGTCTGCTTACTAGCTGGCCTTCCAGAGTTCTGAGTCCAAGTGGCTCAGGCCAGAGCCTCATTCCCCCAGGGCACTCCTCCTTTATGACTTCACCCACTGAAGTCACCTGGGAGACAATGCTGAACATTCCACCCCAGAGTCTTGGCCTCTAGGAGGCAGGGACAGCAGCCCCGGCCAGCCCAGAGGACTCTCTGTCCACAGTGTAAATGAGGACGCTGCTGGCCCATGTCCCGCAGGGATGTAGAGGGCAGGCTCAGAGGCACTGGGCACTCCCGGCACCATGGATGATGCTGCCGTCCTCAAGCGACGAGGCTACATCATGGGAATAAATTTGGGAGAGGGCTCATACGCAAAAGTCAAATCCGCTTACTCTGAGCGCCTGAAGTTCAACGTGGCGGTCAAGATCATCGACCGCAATAAAGCCCCCACAGACTTCTTGGAGAAATTCCTTCCCCGGGAAATTGAGATTCTGGCCATGCTAAACCACCGCTCCATTGTCAAGACCTACGAAATCTTCGAGACATCAGACGGCAAGGTCTACATTGTCATGGAGCTCGGGGTCCAGGGCGACCTCCTCGAGTTCATTAAAACCCGGGGAGCCCTGCATGAAGACGATGCTCGCAAGAAGTTCCACCAGCTCTCCTCGGCCATCAAGTACTGCCACGACCTGGATGTCGTCCACCGAGACCTCAAGTGCGAGAACCTTCTCCTTGACAAGGACTTCAACATCAAGCTGTCCGACTTTGGCTTCTCCAAGCGCTGCCTGCGGGATGACAGTGGCCGACTGACACTGAGCAAGACCTTCTGCGGGTCAGCGGCATACGCAGCCCCCGAGGTGCTGCAGGGCATCCCCTACCAGCCCAAGGTATATGACATCTGGAGCCTGGGCGTGATCCTCTACATCATGGTGTGTGGCTCCATGCCCTACGACGACTCCAACATCAAGAAGATGCTGCGCATCCAGAAGGAACACCGCGTCAACTTCCCGCGCTCCAAGCACCTGACGAGCGAGTGCAAGGACCTCATCTACCGTATGCTACAGCCAGACGTCAACCGGCGGCTGCACATCGATGAGATCCTCAGCCACTGCTGGGTGCAGCCCAAGGCCCGGGGCCTGTCTTCTGCAGCCATCAACAAGGAGGGGGAGAGTTCCCGTGGCACTGAGCCCTTGTGGACCCCTGAGCCTGGCTCTGACAAGAAGTCCGCCACccagctggacccccaggaaGAGGCACTGTCCGAGACAAAACCCGAGGAGGAGACATTGCAAGTGCAGGAGTCGAGGCAGTCGGAGACCAAGGGCCTCACCAGCGAGCAGCCGAGCAGGGAGACAGAGGAAGGGGCCCCTCCACAGCCTTCAGAGACGCACACCTAGTGAGCCTCTTGTGGCCCAGGGGGCCGACAGGGAATGAAGCAGAGCTCATGGCTTGAAGCATGAGCTCCGAAGAAGCCGAGGGACAAGCCAGAGAAGGAAGACAGTACCGGATGAGCTGCTATTTTCGTCAGTTTCTTTTCCCTCCCTTTGAACTTGGTAACCCACATGACTAAAGAAGCAATAAATCACTATATTAGTGCCGACCCCATGGTGAATGTCTTTGCCCCAGCTGACTGCGGTCCTCCAAGGAGAGGATCCTGCACTCCCCCCGGCTCCCCACTCTTCGGATCGCACTATGCTTCACTTCCTGCTTGGGAAAATACATCCCAGTGTGCCCCGTCCTGCCAGTGACCTCAGGCCCTGGACCAGAGCAGAGCGCTGAGTGAGGAAGATGCTGCTTCAAGAGGGAGGCCATGAGTGtggtgctggggtggggagggggcacagaGAGGACAGGACCAAGAAGGGCAAGGTGGCTACCTGCAGAGGAAGGGCGGGAGGCGGGGGCGCCTCCCGCTGGGAGAGCTGACTCTGTCTGCAGTTGGGGCCGAGGGTCGGAGCCCTCAACACCCCAGTGCAGCCAGCCCCACAAGGCTGCCAGGGGGCAGGGGCCTGCAGAGGGCAGGGGGACCAGCCTCTTGGCCCCTCTTGAGCTCTCCAACCTGGTGGGAAACTCGTTCTGTCCATCAGGGGTTTCCTGGTGTCCTGCCAGCACCTGGTTCTCAAAGGTGCCCTGAGTCATCCTTCCCCCAGCCCAGGAGAAGCGGGGGACTCTGCTGATGGACCAGCCACACTCCAGCCTGCGTGTCCCACAGTCAGTGTGGCCTTGACCACATCCCGTTTCCCTCTAATCCCAGTCTGTCCCCAGGGGTGACGCTCCCTGCCAGAGTGGATAAGCTGACAGCAGTGAGTAGGAGGACAGGCATCCTCGCAAGGCATGCCTGGCCCCTGTGGCCATTGGTGTCCCGCAGAGGGCGCAGGCCTGCATTTGGCATCACTGGCTGCCCGTGTCTTTTCTCAGGCAGTCCTCATCTTGCCCGGGGCAGCCCCTTTCTCTTCCTGCTCTGCATTCTCTCCAGACAACCTCATGTGGACCTGTGGGTTTAACACACAAAGAGGACAAGAGCCTTCAGACTCACCTCTCCCCCCGCCCATGTGGTGTCTTGGGAAGATCCCAACCCCAGTCCCTGGGAGAAGTAAGGTCCAGTGAGTACCCCGCCCGTCATCCAGTCCACTGCTCTGCctggctcctccctctccccacagccacCTTCACACATTCTATGTCCTCCTATCACCATGTTCCGGTATGTCACGGTTCAGCCACCACCAAGgcctctgtccctgccctcccATCACctcccacagcagccagaggccCCTTCTTGCACCCAGTCCAGCTTCTGCTGCTCCTGGGAAGGATCCCAGTGCCTGGTCTCCCATGTCTGGCCTCCCAGCCGCTTCCCTCACCCCCACACATATGTGCCATAATCGTGTTTGTGGACACATCCCTGCAGACCTTGCCCATCTCTCCAGGCTCAGCCAAGGGGCCATGGCCTCTGCAAATCCTTCTGGGGGCCCCTAATAGTGCTCAGCAGCCCGCCACTCTGTGCCCCACCAGGGCGGGCCTGTGGGTGCTCAGGGTCCGGGCACAGAACAGGCCCTGAGTAATACTGGAAGAGCCACCCAGTTTCTCCCGTAGGCCTCAGGAGCTCAGAGTCACACGGCCTGTGTGGTGGTGGAGTGGAATTCCAGAGCACACGGGGCCTGCTGTGAGGACATTCTAAGGAGAGGCTCACGAACCTCCTCTCCTCAGTCATCTCTGTGGCCTGCTGTGGTCATCAGGGCAGCGGGTCATGCATGATGAGAGGCCCCAGGAGTGACTCACTGCAGCCCAGCCAGGAGGCGAGCCTGGGCAGGAGGGACCACAGGaaggagcacctactgtgtgctttacagatggggagataGCTCAGAGAGAGTGGGCGACTGCCTTAAGTCACACAGTGGGAAGCTGCGGCCCAGATGACTGAAGCCTACTCCTCCCCTGGTGGCCTCACTTGCCGGGCCACTCCTGTGAGCTGCTCAATCCACTGGGCTTGGCCCTGGCTCAGACCCCTTTGGTGATCCCCTAAGGCTCTAGGATCAAGACCCTCAACGTGGCCTCCTCAGCCTGCCAtgctccctcctgccctcacACACTCTTGCCAAGCTGTGTCCTTTCAGGACATCACATGCACTGGCAGTCCTCGTCCTCCTCCGAGTGGCTGACTCCTCAGACCTCAGCCTTCCCAACCTCCCCAAGTCCAGCCCCCGGTTCTGTCCTCATAGCTCTGTGTTCCTGTGTCACGGCACAGCCACCGCTGGGCATTCACACTGTTGATGTGACATTGACTCTCCCTGGCCTCTGGGCTCCAGGCAGGCCTGGGCCCTGTCTTGTTCATCAGTGTACCCCAGCACCTGGAAGCGACCCTCAAATGCCTGtggagtgaatggataaatgggtGCCACTTTACGAGGAAACCGAAGCTCAGAGGGAAGCAGCCTTCCCAGGGTCTGCAGTCTCCGACCCACAGAGCTGCAGGTTGCAGCACCCTGGAGGCCCCTGGTCCAATCTAACACTCCCCACCCCTAAGACACCAGGACTCCCTGCCCCAGTGTGCACAGCCTGGAGGAAGCCACCTGCTCCACACCCCGGCAGCTCCCCTCGCACAGTGCCGAGAGCTGCCTCACACCACGTCCCCCAAGAACCAAAGAGAGCACACTGCCCTGGGCAAAGGTGGGGTGTGAGGAAGCAGAATCCACAAAAAAGGGAAAAGTGGGTGGGTGGAGTCATCCAAGAAGGCAGACATGCAGGGGACGCCCCAGATGGAACATCTGGGGCACAGGAGAAAGGCGGGGGGGCAGGTGGTCATGCACCTGGGTCCTGGCCTGCAAATCCTCATAGCCAGCCCCTTCTGGGACGCAAAGGAGTGAAGTTCTGGTCATTTCTACCCAAGATCCCCTAGAAGAAAGGAAGGCATCAAGCTAGCGCTACTAACAATGGAATCTCTACAGAGCTGGGAGCAAGCCTCAGGGGGGCGTGGCTGCTAGGGGGCCGTCACCGCTGTGGGCCGCCCTCCTCAGTCACTTTCACCTGGCATGTGGACTCTGGCTGCCCTGCCCTTGCATTCTTCCACAGGGACCTCCCCTCGCGTTCCAGGTGCGTCCACAGTGTCGTGCTCTGGCCAAGATGTCATCTGCCTGGCGCGTTCTGCCCCTCATCAACCTGGTGGAGCCCGTTTGATTCTTTGTGTGCTGGCTCCATCACCTCCCCAATCCCCCACTAGAAATAGTCAGGCCTTCCTCACTCTCCCCTGAACACCAAGCACACAGCAGGCCTGTCCTGGCAACTCGTGACACGTGCCTGTGATGGAGGACGAATGAACAGCAGAGTTTCCAAAGTACCTAAGGAGACATACAGGAGACcatgttttccaaaacaaaaacccaTATATGTGCCCTGAAAAAGGGTTTTCACTTTGTTTCTGGGCACAAAACACTGAGAGACAAACAATGTACTATCCCACGGTTGCAACAGCTGCAACACACCCACTCCTCCCAAAGGTCCAAAGTGACATAATTAAGGACCTCTCCTCACCCAGGTGCCTGCTCTTAACAGTCGATGCTCTGGGTGCTGCTGGCCCCCtccgcccccagcccctggctccGCCTGAGGCCCCACCCACTCGCTGACCAGCACTTCagacccttctctctctccctgccacctGATCCCTGCAGGCCGACCCTGGTCCAGTCTCCTCTTGCCTGGTCAAAGGCACTGGCCTCCACTCACCCCAAAGCCCATTCTCTCTGGGCTCTGCCAGGGACCATCTTCAAACAAGACTTGGGGCATGGCTcctcctgccctgggccctgccaTGGCTGCCCATCACTCAGGGAAAAGCCCCCACTTAGCTTCTCTTCCACCTCCCTCCTGACTGCGGGACTCAGCCATTCCCAGGACAAGCCCTCTCCTCTCCCAAGCTCTTCCCCGCCTGGGTGCCTCACCACCTCCTCTACCTGACTAAAGCCTGGCCcatcctcccaggccagccccagtcccCAAAACCGTCCACACACATCTGCCGGTCCACCGCCCTGGGCCACGCGGCTGGGCACTCGCAGCACCTGAGCCCTGCCTGCCGTCTCGCCCCACACACGCCCTGctccacagcagcagcagcagcatcattcACCCAGCTCTCTACCCCAAACAGGAGCTGCTCTTGTTCACCAGGCTTGGAACCAGTGCCAGCCTGGCCAGACCAGAGCAGTCCCTCCCAGGCATCGCCAGTTCTGAGGACACAAGCCCTCGACGGAGTTTTCGTAAGACCCTAAAGAAGCTGTAGGAAGTTGGCCCTAGTGGGACAAGGGCCAATGCAGGGTCAGTCCCCATGGCCAGAAATGGGCATGGGGTTGGCACTCTGGCTGGACCTGGGCAGCATCTCCCTAGGCCTGACACGGGACAGGGGAGCCAcagcgaggaggaggagcagagagggTTACCACAGTCCTGGGTGCTGGCTTCCTTCCAGTGGGCGGGGAGTGGGTGCTCCTGCCAGGCCAGCTTGGCttcccaggtgcccgggccccgCTCCCCCTGGCCCAGTCCCCACTCCCAGCAGCCCGGCTTTATGACTTCACATGCTGAAGTCACGTGAAGACAATGCTGAGCGTTCCACCCCTCCAGGTCCAGGCCCAGCCCAGCCAGACAGCCCTCCCCAGAGTAAATGACAATGCCTGCTGGCCCACGTCGAGAAGGGATGTAGAAGGCAGTGGCGCCAGCCGCTCCTGGCACCATGGATGATGCCGCAGTCCTAAGAAAGAAGGGTTACATCATGGGCATCAACCTTGGCAAGGGCTCCTACGCAAAAGTCAAATCTGCCTACTCTGAGCGCCTCAAGTTCAACGTGGCAGTCAAGATCCTCGACCGCAAGAAAACACCCCCTGACTTCGTGGAGAGATTCCTTCCTCGGGAGATGGACATCCTGGCAACCGTCAACCACCGCTCCATCATCAAGACCTACGAGATCTTCGAGACATCAGATGGGCGCATCTACATTGTCATGGAGCTCGGCGTCCAGGGCGACCTCCTAGAGTTCATCAAGTGTCGGGGAGCCCTGCACGAGGATGTGGCGCGCAAGATGTTCCGCCAGCTCTCCTTGGCCGTCAAGTACTGCCACGACCTAGACATCGTCCACCGAGACCTCAAGTGCGAGAACCTTCTCCTTGACAAGGACTTCAACATCAAGCTGTCTGACTTCGGCTTCTCCAAGCGCTGCCTGCGGGACGGTAGCGGCCGCGTCACCCTCAGCAAGACCTTCTGTGGGTCAGCGGCGTACGCAGCCCCCGAGGTGCTGCAGGGCATCCCCTACCAGCCCAAGGTATATGACATCTGGAGCCTGGGCGTGATCCTCTACATCATGGTGTGCGGCTCCATGCCCTACGACGACTCCGACATCAAGAAGATGCTGCGCATCCAGAAGGAACACCGCGTGGACTTCCCGCGCTCCAAGCACCTGACGAGCGAGTGCAAGGACCTCATCTACCGTATGCTACAGCCAGAC is a genomic window of Diceros bicornis minor isolate mBicDic1 chromosome 35, mDicBic1.mat.cur, whole genome shotgun sequence containing:
- the TSSK1B gene encoding testis-specific serine/threonine-protein kinase 1 is translated as MDDAAVLKRRGYIMGINLGEGSYAKVKSAYSERLKFNVAVKIIDRNKAPTDFLEKFLPREIEILAMLNHRSIVKTYEIFETSDGKVYIVMELGVQGDLLEFIKTRGALHEDDARKKFHQLSSAIKYCHDLDVVHRDLKCENLLLDKDFNIKLSDFGFSKRCLRDDSGRLTLSKTFCGSAAYAAPEVLQGIPYQPKVYDIWSLGVILYIMVCGSMPYDDSNIKKMLRIQKEHRVNFPRSKHLTSECKDLIYRMLQPDVNRRLHIDEILSHCWVQPKARGLSSAAINKEGESSRGTEPLWTPEPGSDKKSATQLDPQEEALSETKPEEETLQVQESRQSETKGLTSEQPSRETEEGAPPQPSETHT
- the TSSK2 gene encoding testis-specific serine/threonine-protein kinase 2, which translates into the protein MDDAAVLRKKGYIMGINLGKGSYAKVKSAYSERLKFNVAVKILDRKKTPPDFVERFLPREMDILATVNHRSIIKTYEIFETSDGRIYIVMELGVQGDLLEFIKCRGALHEDVARKMFRQLSLAVKYCHDLDIVHRDLKCENLLLDKDFNIKLSDFGFSKRCLRDGSGRVTLSKTFCGSAAYAAPEVLQGIPYQPKVYDIWSLGVILYIMVCGSMPYDDSDIKKMLRIQKEHRVDFPRSKHLTSECKDLIYRMLQPDVNRRLHIDEILSHSWLQPPKPKAMSSASFKREGEGKYRADCKLDTRPGSRPEHRPEHRPDHKLGVKTQHRLLVLPENEDRMEDRLAETSRAKDHHVSGAEVGKAST